Proteins from a single region of Candidatus Roizmanbacteria bacterium CG_4_9_14_0_2_um_filter_38_17:
- the murC gene encoding UDP-N-acetylmuramate--L-alanine ligase — translation MDLSKIKHIHFVGIKGVGMTSLAVLAHEMKKKVTGSDVLEEFVTDKVLKDLKIEVFGEFNGENFKKLLTRYSPPELLVVTTGAHQGFNNLEVQHAKELGFKVVSHAQALGILSMHKNVIAVAGTHGKSTTTAMIAHVLTEAGTDPSYLVGVGSIPSLPNPGHHGKGNLFVVEADEYVTDPQTDPTPRFLWLKPKILVITSVEYDHPDVYSDVYKLVQAFRELAEKVPIDGTIIACIDNLGVEKALEGSKAKIIWYGFSPRADYRIKSYYPTLLSGGQVVLEFCVEHQKRELFCTQLAVSGRHNSLNALACIIACVEVGVSWTKAPEYLRSFTGTGRRFELKGQQGETVLYDDYAHHPTEIKAVLAMAKELYVGYHIIAIFQPHTYSRTKALFKDFAKSFTDANETYLLDIFSSAREKKDPSISSQELAKEASKHGAQVKYVRSVLEMVNRIKSKLGSKQVIITMGAGDVYKIHDKLKV, via the coding sequence ATGGATCTAAGTAAAATTAAGCATATACATTTTGTTGGTATAAAAGGTGTAGGGATGACATCTCTAGCTGTATTAGCCCATGAGATGAAAAAAAAGGTGACTGGTTCTGATGTTTTGGAAGAATTTGTGACAGACAAAGTGCTTAAAGATCTGAAGATTGAAGTATTTGGGGAATTTAATGGAGAGAATTTTAAGAAGTTACTAACAAGATACAGCCCCCCAGAATTATTAGTAGTTACAACGGGTGCACACCAAGGATTTAATAATCTAGAGGTACAACATGCTAAAGAGCTAGGCTTTAAAGTAGTCTCCCACGCTCAAGCTTTGGGTATATTATCCATGCATAAGAATGTGATTGCTGTTGCTGGAACGCATGGTAAGTCAACAACAACTGCAATGATAGCGCATGTTTTAACTGAAGCTGGGACAGATCCATCATACTTAGTGGGAGTTGGAAGCATACCTTCATTACCAAATCCAGGTCATCACGGCAAGGGTAATTTGTTTGTAGTTGAAGCTGACGAATATGTAACTGATCCTCAAACAGATCCTACCCCACGGTTTCTGTGGCTTAAGCCTAAGATATTAGTAATAACATCCGTCGAATATGATCACCCAGATGTTTATTCAGATGTTTACAAACTAGTTCAAGCATTTAGAGAGCTAGCGGAAAAAGTACCCATAGATGGTACCATCATTGCCTGTATAGATAACCTAGGTGTGGAGAAAGCTCTAGAGGGCTCTAAGGCTAAGATTATTTGGTATGGATTCTCTCCTCGTGCAGATTATAGAATCAAAAGTTATTATCCAACCTTATTATCTGGCGGGCAAGTGGTTTTAGAGTTTTGTGTTGAACACCAAAAACGTGAGTTATTTTGCACACAGCTGGCGGTATCTGGTAGACATAATAGCTTAAATGCATTGGCATGCATTATTGCTTGTGTTGAGGTAGGAGTATCGTGGACTAAAGCACCCGAATACCTGAGAAGTTTTACGGGTACGGGGCGCAGATTTGAGTTAAAAGGCCAACAAGGAGAGACCGTACTATACGATGATTACGCACATCATCCAACTGAGATTAAGGCTGTGCTGGCTATGGCTAAGGAGCTCTACGTGGGTTATCATATTATAGCTATATTTCAGCCCCATACATATTCACGCACTAAAGCTCTGTTTAAGGACTTTGCAAAATCTTTTACAGATGCGAATGAAACTTATTTATTAGATATTTTTTCCTCGGCCCGAGAAAAGAAAGATCCATCTATTTCATCACAAGAATTAGCCAAGGAAGCTAGTAAGCATGGGGCGCAGGTTAAATATGTACGAAGTGTTCTGGAGATGGTTAACAGGATAAAGTCGAAATTAGGGAGTAAACAGGTTATAATTACGATGGGAGCTGGAGATGTATACAAGATACACGATAAGCTAAAAGTCTAA